One Lutzomyia longipalpis isolate SR_M1_2022 chromosome 4, ASM2433408v1 DNA segment encodes these proteins:
- the LOC129795895 gene encoding uncharacterized protein LOC129795895 isoform X2, whose product MFRPHIIVIPLILATGILAVQIHEVKVPSTYILDEDNDEPLILDCIYDIDPTETGFVLKWLLNERPVYQWIPSVGSFALPLLKNRIDASYEVSQETKQKHRALAIVKPSWNITGNYTCSVQTFESSDKKSAHLQIVVPEKNFHLKHHCCDEDDTVDIICSTSGIYPEPKLIVLLNDDAVGNQVANRSRADDDGHYEVIVNARVPRQKMESPTTIKCILTIPGTSYSRKKESIFYGGGSANRASIIAGIILPLLTLLLHLT is encoded by the exons GAATTCTGGCTGTACAAATACACGAAGTGAAGGTCCCATCAACGTATATTCTCGATGAAGACAACGATGAACCCCTCATTCTCGATTGCATTTACGACATAGATCCCACTGAGACGGGGTTTGTCCTGAAATGGCTTCTAAATGAACGTCCTGTCTATCAGTGGATACCCAGCGTGGGGTCTTTTGCCCTGCCACTGCTCAAGAATCGCATTGATGCCTCGTACGAAGTGTCCCAGGAGACAAAACAGAAGCATCGTGCTCTTGCCATTGTGAAGCCTTCGTGGAACATCACGGGGAACTACACGTGCTCCGTCCAGACGTTCGAGTCGTCGGACAAAAAGTCAGCCCACCTACAAATTGTTG TGcctgagaagaattttcatttgaagcaTCACTGCTGTGACGAAGATGACACCGTTGACATCATCTGCAGCACATCGGGTATTTATCCAGAGCCAAAGCTCATCGTTCT ATTAAATGACGACGCCGTTGGCAATCAAGTGGCAAATCGCTCAAGGGCCGATGATGATGGTCACTATGAGGTTATCGTGAATGCCCGCGTACCACGACAGAAGATGGAATCACCAACAACAATCAAATGCATCCTCACAATCCCCGGAACTTCCTATTCacgcaaaaaggaatcaaTCTTCTATG GAGGTGGTTCAGCAAATCGTGCGAGTATCATTGCAGGGATTATCCTTCCATTGCTGACACTTTTACTGCACTTGACGTAA
- the LOC129795895 gene encoding uncharacterized protein LOC129795895 isoform X1, whose product MFRPHIIVIPLILATGILAVQIHEVKVPSTYILDEDNDEPLILDCIYDIDPTETGFVLKWLLNERPVYQWIPSVGSFALPLLKNRIDASYEVSQETKQKHRALAIVKPSWNITGNYTCSVQTFESSDKKSAHLQIVVPEKNFHLKHHCCDEDDTVDIICSTSGIYPEPKLIVLLNDDAVGNQVANRSRADDDGHYEVIVNARVPRQKMESPTTIKCILTIPGTSYSRKKESIFYDRLTFVPTAMPLDEETSATLNHAGTYGGGSANRASIIAGIILPLLTLLLHLT is encoded by the exons GAATTCTGGCTGTACAAATACACGAAGTGAAGGTCCCATCAACGTATATTCTCGATGAAGACAACGATGAACCCCTCATTCTCGATTGCATTTACGACATAGATCCCACTGAGACGGGGTTTGTCCTGAAATGGCTTCTAAATGAACGTCCTGTCTATCAGTGGATACCCAGCGTGGGGTCTTTTGCCCTGCCACTGCTCAAGAATCGCATTGATGCCTCGTACGAAGTGTCCCAGGAGACAAAACAGAAGCATCGTGCTCTTGCCATTGTGAAGCCTTCGTGGAACATCACGGGGAACTACACGTGCTCCGTCCAGACGTTCGAGTCGTCGGACAAAAAGTCAGCCCACCTACAAATTGTTG TGcctgagaagaattttcatttgaagcaTCACTGCTGTGACGAAGATGACACCGTTGACATCATCTGCAGCACATCGGGTATTTATCCAGAGCCAAAGCTCATCGTTCT ATTAAATGACGACGCCGTTGGCAATCAAGTGGCAAATCGCTCAAGGGCCGATGATGATGGTCACTATGAGGTTATCGTGAATGCCCGCGTACCACGACAGAAGATGGAATCACCAACAACAATCAAATGCATCCTCACAATCCCCGGAACTTCCTATTCacgcaaaaaggaatcaaTCTTCTATG ACAGACTAACTTTTGTGCCAACAGCAATGCCTCTAGATGAAGAGACAAGTGCCACATTGAACCACGCAGGAACTTACG GAGGTGGTTCAGCAAATCGTGCGAGTATCATTGCAGGGATTATCCTTCCATTGCTGACACTTTTACTGCACTTGACGTAA